From Sparus aurata chromosome 9, fSpaAur1.1, whole genome shotgun sequence, a single genomic window includes:
- the LOC115588256 gene encoding TSC22 domain family protein 1-like isoform X2, translating to MASMNSPCYTVAMDLGVCQLRNFSISFLSSLLSAESSHVKLDNSSSGASVVAIDNKIEQAMDLVKSHLMYAVREEVEVLKEQIKELIERNSQLEQENTLLKTLASPEQMAQFQAQVQTGSPPAPPTAATPGPPSNATLVQPTLHSSGPSA from the exons atGGCCAGCATGAATTCGCCGTGCTACACCGTGGCTATGGATCTTGGCGTCTGCCAGCTGAGAAATTTCTCTATCTCGTTCCTATCTTCGTTACTGAGCGCAGAGAGCTCGCACGTCAAGCTCGACAATAG CTCGTCAGGAGCCAGCGTTGTGGCCATTGACAACAAGATTGAACAAGCAAtg GACCTGGTGAAGAGTCACCTGATGTACGCTGtgcgtgaggaggtggaggtcctgaaggagcagATCAAGGAGCTGATCGAGCGTAACTCCCAGTTGGAGCAGGAGAACACCCTGCTGAAAACGCTGGCCAGCCCGGAGCAGATGGCCCAGTTCCAGGCCCAGGTTCAGACCGGTTCCCCGCCTGCGCCTCCGACAGCTGCCACACCGGGACCCCCGAGCAACGCCACCCTCGTCCAGCCCACCTTGCACAGCTCCGGCCCGTCGGCGTAG